The Spirulina subsalsa PCC 9445 region GGTATCACAGAGGAGTTCGAGTTGTTGGCGATCGCCTTTTAAGATGATTTGCTCGTCTTGCATCTGTCGAGGGTCATCAAAGCGCAGTTGAAATTGTAGGTTTTTAACGATGGGTCGTTTCTGAAATTTGGACAGGGGGGAGCGAGTCGCCCAAATTTCTAGGGTGCAGGTGGGGGGAGCATAGCGTCGTTTAATTTGGTTTAGGGGCAACATAAATCAAGAATCAATGATTAGGAATTCATTCTATAGAGTAATTCCCCTCTGGGTTCTGGGTTGGAGGGAATAGGGAATAGGTCGGTTCTGAAAGATTCTATTATAACGGCAATATTCCCTAAGACTGGGAGAGGAAGGCGGTCTGTTCCCCGGTTGCTTGAGAAGAGAAACTCCCCTAAGAGGAAACCGTCACCCGTGATTCATTTCTGGGGGGGAAGTGGTGAGACACTAGAGGAGGCGATAGGCGATCGCGTACAATGCTTTCAGAAGCACTCCAGAGAGTCAGTACCCGACCATGACTAAATCGAAGCGTCCTAAAGTTGTCTCTATTCACTCCTATCGTGGAGGAACCGGAAAATCGAATTCTACGGCCAATTTAGCGGTGACCATTGCCAGTTATGGCCATCGTGTTGCTATTGTGGACACGGATATCCAATCCCCCGGGATTCATGTTTTATTCGGCTATGGGGAGGAAAATCTCAGTCCCTGTCTGAATGATTATCTCTGGGGACGCTGTAAACTTTCGGCGGCTGCCCATGAGATGACCCATGTGTTAAAAGGTCAAGAGGACAAGGGGGGAAAGGTTTTTTTAGTGCCGTCGAGTATTAAGGCTGGGGATATTGCCCGAGTCCTGCGGGAAGGCTATGATGTGGGACTACTCAACGACGGTTTTCAGGACTTGATGGAAGATTTAAGCCTGGATTATTTGCTGATTGACACCCATCCGGGGCTGAATGAGGAAACGTTGCTTTCTATTACGATTTCTGATGTCTTGCTGTTGATTTTACGACCGGATCAGCAAGATTTTCAAGGAACGGCGGTGACGGTGGATGTGGCGCGGCGCTTGGAAGTGCCTAAAATGTTGATGATGGTGAATAAAGCCCCGACGTTGTTTGATTTTGAGCAGTTAAGGCAAAAGGTGGAAAGCGCTTATGAAGTCCCAGTGGCGGGGATTTTGCCCCATTCTGATGATGTGATGATGTTGGCGAGTAATGGGGTGTTTGTGGTGAATTATCCTGATCATGAGGTGACACAGACGATTCAGGCGATCGCAAAACAAATTATGCTCTAACTCCTTCTCTTGTTCTTTGGTATCTACTCCTATGTTAGAAAACCCCATGACGGCTGTGGGTCTGCTGGCCGGAGCCTTAACGACTATTTCCTTTTTACCCCAAGTCCTGAAAACTTGGAAAAGTAAGTCCGCGAAAGATATCTCCCTCGGAATGTTCCTCACCTTTTGCCTCGGGGTACTGTTGTGGATTATCTACGGGGTGGCGGTGGAGGATCTTCCGGTCATTGTAACTAATGTGGCAACGTTGATCCTAGCTGGGATGGTTCTGGGTCTGAAACTCAAATACAATCAGCACTGAATCATCCCTCGTCACTCATAGGCAAACGGTCGGTTCGTGGTAACGTCTTCTAGTACCCCCGTAATCCCTATGATTCTACCCTGCTGATCTAAGGTCGGACGCGCTGTTACCTCAAATAAACCCATGTCTTTATTGCCTCGAAAATAACGCACTAAATAACTCACTTCTGGAATATTTCCGGCAATTAAGGCCTCACATTGTGTTAGATGTAACCGTTGATCTTGAGGATGAATTAAGGTCACTAACGGACGGTTTAAGGCTTCTTTTACGGGTTGGGTAGTTAGGCGTGTCCAAGCCTGACTTAAAAAGATTAATGTTCCCTGTAAATCTGTTTGAAAAATAACGCCTTTTAAATTATCAACAACTGAGCGATATTTTGCCTCACTTTCTCTCAAGTTATCCTGTAACCGTTGCCGTTCAATGGCATAAAATATCGCACGAATTAAGGTCTGACTGCCTGTTTTCCCCTTAATTAAATAATCCTGCGCCCCCGCTTGAATGGCTTGGATGGCTAAATCACTGTCGTTGTAGGCTGTCAGAACAATGACGGGAAGATTATGCACTTGGTTAAAAATTTCACTAAAGGTTTCTAACCCATTACTATCGGGTAAGGACAAGTCTAATAAAATCAGGTCAAAACTCATGGTCTTGAGTTCATTTAATGCCCGATTTAAGGAGGGTACGATTCGCAGGGGGATGCTTAAGTGATACTGTTGACTCCCAACATTAATTAATTCCTCAATTAGTTCTGCATCGTCAGTATTATCCTCTACTAGGAGAATCTTTAGGGCAGTATCTTCCATCTGGATAGGAGGACGGGAGGGTTCAAGGGGAAAATAAGTCATCATAGGGCGATGAATTCTAAAAATTCTGAATTAACAGGATGAGTTAAAGAAGAGTGACAGATAATTGAATATTGAATCGAATCTCTAGGAAGAAGAAAGAATGCCTAAGCTAAAAGTTTTAAACCATGAGAACACAGCCGTTTCCCTAAACTTAAGGGCAATCCATCGGGTAAAGGTTTGGGCTGCCATAGGATGGCAGTTGGACAATATTAAACCAGTAATGCAAAAGGGATTGAAGTATTCTGATCAATGATTCAAGGGTCACGGGTCTTCTAATATAGCAATTAGCTCCTAACTCATAGCATTTTTGAATCTCGTCAGGATGATCGGAGGAGGAGAACATGACAACCGGAATTTTGCTGAATTGGGCGTTTTGTTTTAGCCAGGTTAAGGTTTCGATGCCATCCATTTGGGGCATATTCAAATCTAATAAGATCAAATCGGGTTGAGGATAGTCAGTCGGTTGCTTATGGGGGGTGATAGGCTCAAGGTACTCCACTAATTGTAAACCTGTTTCGACACAACGGAAATTTAGATGAAAGCGGGTTTCTTCGTGGGTTAACATTTGAACGACCTGTTGGGTCAAAATACAAGTATCCTCGTCATCATTGACCATTAGGAGGGTAAAGTTCTGAGCAGAAAGGTTCACTGTCCGATCCTCTGTTTGAAGTCTAGTGATTTATTGTAACAAAAAAATAATGTTTTCATCGGATTATGTTGCTATATTTTCTGAGCAGAATTCATTCGGTTAACGTTAGACCGGGTTAAGATTATGGCATTCACAGGTGAGGGGAATTTACAAGTTTACATGGGGTCTAAGGGAGGAAAGGTCAAGTAAAAGGTTGAGCCTTGCTTCTCTTGAGATTTTACCCAAATTTTGCCGCCATGACGTTGGACGATTTTCTCACAGATGGCTAGTCCAATGCCGGAGCCGGGGTATTCATTGGCGGTGTGTAAGCGTTGGAAGATTTGGAAGATGCGCGCTTGATGTTTGGGGGGGATGCCAATGCCGTTGTCTTGAATGGCGATTTGCCAGTGATTCTCTAGGAATTGGGCGGAAACTTGGATTTCTGGGGGATGATTTCCTCGGTATTTAATGGCGTTGCTGAGGAGGTTTTGCAGGAGTTGGAGGAGTTGGGAGCGATCGCCTTGTACCGTCGGTAATTCGCTAATCCTAAGACTGGCTCGGCTTTGGCTGATGTCTAGTTCTAAGTTGGCGATCGCATCTTGGATAATTTCCCCTAATTCACAAGCTTGAAACTCTTTCGGTTTCCGTTGCACTCGGGAATATTGCAGCAGATCATTAATCATCGTCTGCATCCGTTCACAACCCCGCACAATTCGCTCTAGATAACGATTAGACTGTTCATCAAGTTGTTCTCCCTTTAGTTGTTGTAACAATTGGGCATAACTGTTAATAATCCCTAAAGGCGCTTGTAAATCATGGGAGGCCACATAGGCAAACTGTTCTAACTCCGCATTGGAACGAGCTAGTTCCTCTTTTTGGCGAATATCTTCGGTAATATCCCGCGCACTGCCTAGGATTCTGTGGATTTGCCCCTGACTGTTGCGAATGGGAACTAATAAGGTGCGCCAAGTGCGTGTTCCAATGGGGAAAGCAAGGGTTTCCTCATAAGAAAGGGTTTCTCCGGCCTCCACACAAGCTTGATAGGATTGGGTTAAATGTTGGGCAATGGGTAAGGAATAGACCTCATAGGGACTTTTGCCGATGATCTCCTCCCGCGTAACACCAATTTGTTCCTCATAACAGGGATTAATCGTTTCATAAACAAATTGCTCCTCGGGTAACACTTGAACTAACCAAATGACCTCGGCAGAATGGTTAAAAATCCCCGCATAGAGAGCTTCTGAGGCTTGGAGTTTCAGTTCCGCTTCCCGTCTACTGTAGTGGTTATAAATCAACTCCCCAATAATGCGCAAGAGTTTTTGATCTAGTTCTAACCAGTTTTTAATGTGGGGTACTGTCGTGGCTAAACCAATAGCTCCCCACAGTTGACCGCTAGAATCCAACATGGGAATCTCTAAGATGGAGTTAAATTGTAACTCCCGCAAAAACTGTTCTTCGGTGTGGGCGCTCGGAGGTAGCTCATCAAGTTGGGAAAGAGCGATCGCACGATTCGCCCGAAGTTGCAACATCCACCAATCCATCGCCCTTGTATCTATATTTTGCAGATCATCCTGCAAATGATTTAACCCCGCTTCACACCATTCCGCCACCCAACTCCCTTGATGGCTATGGGAGTCAAAACGCACCAGATAAGCCCGTTGAATGCCCATAGCACGCCCTAAACAGAGCAAAATGGGTTCTAAGTCAAAATGCCAGCGAGAACGGTCTTCTTCCAAGGCAGAGAAGGGTTCTAATTTGACCAATTGTTGGGAAATTTGGGTGAGGGCAGTTTCTAATTTTAGTCGATAGGACAACTGTTCCGTTGCCGATTTTAGGGAAGTAATATCAATGGAGGTTCCCACCAAACGATAGGGGATTCCTTGGTCATCTCGGATGGCCTTAGCGCGACTCAACACCCAGCGCACCGCTTGACTTTTACAGAGGAGGCGATACTCAATATCATAGGTTTTTTGTTCTCCTCGTAGGTACTGAATGCTGTGTTGAATCACCTTCTCCCGATCTTCGGGGTGAATCAGTTGTTGTATTCTTTCACAAGATGTGCCAATCTCCCTCACGGAGTAGCCCAAAGACGCGATAAAGTCTGGGGAATAATAGATTTCGCGGTTTTTGAGGTTTGTATCCCAGACTCCAATATTGGCGCTTTGGGTGGCGATTGAATACCGTTCCTCACTTAACTGTAATGCCTCATAGGTCTGTTGTCGGTCGGCGTAAGCATAAATCATTTCCCCCACAATGGACAACAGTTGAATATCTTCTTCTAACCACACCTTCCGCCATTCCCCCATCGTAGACAATCCCAACACCCCCCACAACTCCCCTTTTGGGGTAAAAATGCCAATTTCTAGGACACTACAAGTTCCTTGCACAGTTAATAAAACCTTCTCCCAATGGGCTTGGGGGGGTAAATCTTCGGGATGTTCCAACACTACTCGTTTGTGTTGCAATAACTGCCGTAACCACCACTGAAACGGCACAAGATTTAAAAGCTTGAATTTTTCTTGTAAGGAAAATGTCTCCTCATCATGCCATTCATAAGTCCTTTGAAAAGAATAACTTAAAGGACTTACCGGATAAAGTGTTTGACCTAAAAAATGTGAATTTTCATCTCCCAAAATTGTATAAAGATAGACTCGATTCACCCGAATCACTCCCGCTATTTTTACTAATACTCTATTAAAATCATAAGGGTTATGAGTCGCTAAATACTGGGAAATTTGGGCTAGCACTTGTTCTGCTTTCAGGCGAGATTGAATCTGCTGTTCTGTCATTTTCCGATTTTGGATATCTTGGACAATGCCAATGCCAGATTCTAATCCACCTTGACTATCTCGTACCACAGAAACAGTAATTTCTACCCAATGAGCTTGTCCACTTTTGCTAATATAACGCTTCTCCCAAGAAACACTCTCTAAGTCTTCTTCGATTGCTTTTTGAATATATTCAAAATCTCTGGGCAAATCATCAGGATGGGTAACATCATAAAAACTTAAATTCATTAACTCATCTTCTGAATATCCCAACAAGTTACAGAGATATTGATTCACTAACAAAAACTCCCCTGATGGGATAGTATAAGCAATCCCGACTCCCGCTTGTTCTACAATGGCTTTCAGTCTAGATTCACTCTGACGCAACGCTGTTTCTGCCTCAATGCGATTGGTTACATCTAACGCCAAAGACATTAAAGAAACTAGGCTTCCGTCTTCGTTAAACAAACTGGAATTATACCACTCACAAAAAACAATATTCCCCGTTTTTGTATAATTGCGATTGTGACATATATTTTGAGCTTTATGGGGATCTTTAATGGAATCTACTGTGTTTTGGACTTTTTCCCAGTCTTCTGGATAAACAAAAAGCCATTCATCAAGTGCTTTTCCGAATACTTCTTCCTCAGTCCAGCCAAAAATTTCCTCGGCTCGTTTTGACCAACTCATCACCCGCATTTTCTCATCCCATTCTATAACAGCTAGGGGAGAATTACTCACATGAGCCGCTAGTTTTCTATAGGCTTTTTCAATGGAGGTGGTGGGTTGGGTTGGAATATCTGTTAATTGAAGGTTACGGCATAAGCTATCATGGGTAAAAACCCCAAGGAGTTGCTCCTCCTCTCCTAACAGGGGAAGATGACGAATCTGATATTTTTTCAGGGCTAACAAGACTTCAAAAATGTGGCAAACTTGGCTAGCATAAAGCATTACAGGATTGGGTGTCATGACGGATGCGATCGCCACCTGCCTAAAATCCTGTTGTAATGCGGCTAAACTCACCACATCCCGTTCCGTGAAAATCCCCACACAGCGTTTCTGTGCCATCACTAAAACATAACTTTTCTGCCGTTGCGTCATCTGTTGTAATACATCCAATAAGACGGCATTCGGGGAAACTTCAATCCAGTCTATTTCAGCGTATCCCAGAAGTGCTACATCAGAGTTAAACATGGGGAATTAAGGGGGCCGTTTTCCTATAGAATAACAGTACGATTGCGTCCTTGGTGTTTGGCTAGATATAAAGCGCGATCGCTTTTCCGAATTAAATCCTCTGTCTTGTCCTTCTCTTCGGGAATCCAACTCACCGCACCCAG contains the following coding sequences:
- a CDS encoding SemiSWEET transporter: MLENPMTAVGLLAGALTTISFLPQVLKTWKSKSAKDISLGMFLTFCLGVLLWIIYGVAVEDLPVIVTNVATLILAGMVLGLKLKYNQH
- a CDS encoding response regulator produces the protein MMTYFPLEPSRPPIQMEDTALKILLVEDNTDDAELIEELINVGSQQYHLSIPLRIVPSLNRALNELKTMSFDLILLDLSLPDSNGLETFSEIFNQVHNLPVIVLTAYNDSDLAIQAIQAGAQDYLIKGKTGSQTLIRAIFYAIERQRLQDNLRESEAKYRSVVDNLKGVIFQTDLQGTLIFLSQAWTRLTTQPVKEALNRPLVTLIHPQDQRLHLTQCEALIAGNIPEVSYLVRYFRGNKDMGLFEVTARPTLDQQGRIIGITGVLEDVTTNRPFAYE
- a CDS encoding PAS domain S-box protein, giving the protein MFNSDVALLGYAEIDWIEVSPNAVLLDVLQQMTQRQKSYVLVMAQKRCVGIFTERDVVSLAALQQDFRQVAIASVMTPNPVMLYASQVCHIFEVLLALKKYQIRHLPLLGEEEQLLGVFTHDSLCRNLQLTDIPTQPTTSIEKAYRKLAAHVSNSPLAVIEWDEKMRVMSWSKRAEEIFGWTEEEVFGKALDEWLFVYPEDWEKVQNTVDSIKDPHKAQNICHNRNYTKTGNIVFCEWYNSSLFNEDGSLVSLMSLALDVTNRIEAETALRQSESRLKAIVEQAGVGIAYTIPSGEFLLVNQYLCNLLGYSEDELMNLSFYDVTHPDDLPRDFEYIQKAIEEDLESVSWEKRYISKSGQAHWVEITVSVVRDSQGGLESGIGIVQDIQNRKMTEQQIQSRLKAEQVLAQISQYLATHNPYDFNRVLVKIAGVIRVNRVYLYTILGDENSHFLGQTLYPVSPLSYSFQRTYEWHDEETFSLQEKFKLLNLVPFQWWLRQLLQHKRVVLEHPEDLPPQAHWEKVLLTVQGTCSVLEIGIFTPKGELWGVLGLSTMGEWRKVWLEEDIQLLSIVGEMIYAYADRQQTYEALQLSEERYSIATQSANIGVWDTNLKNREIYYSPDFIASLGYSVREIGTSCERIQQLIHPEDREKVIQHSIQYLRGEQKTYDIEYRLLCKSQAVRWVLSRAKAIRDDQGIPYRLVGTSIDITSLKSATEQLSYRLKLETALTQISQQLVKLEPFSALEEDRSRWHFDLEPILLCLGRAMGIQRAYLVRFDSHSHQGSWVAEWCEAGLNHLQDDLQNIDTRAMDWWMLQLRANRAIALSQLDELPPSAHTEEQFLRELQFNSILEIPMLDSSGQLWGAIGLATTVPHIKNWLELDQKLLRIIGELIYNHYSRREAELKLQASEALYAGIFNHSAEVIWLVQVLPEEQFVYETINPCYEEQIGVTREEIIGKSPYEVYSLPIAQHLTQSYQACVEAGETLSYEETLAFPIGTRTWRTLLVPIRNSQGQIHRILGSARDITEDIRQKEELARSNAELEQFAYVASHDLQAPLGIINSYAQLLQQLKGEQLDEQSNRYLERIVRGCERMQTMINDLLQYSRVQRKPKEFQACELGEIIQDAIANLELDISQSRASLRISELPTVQGDRSQLLQLLQNLLSNAIKYRGNHPPEIQVSAQFLENHWQIAIQDNGIGIPPKHQARIFQIFQRLHTANEYPGSGIGLAICEKIVQRHGGKIWVKSQEKQGSTFYLTFPPLDPM
- a CDS encoding response regulator, whose protein sequence is MNLSAQNFTLLMVNDDEDTCILTQQVVQMLTHEETRFHLNFRCVETGLQLVEYLEPITPHKQPTDYPQPDLILLDLNMPQMDGIETLTWLKQNAQFSKIPVVMFSSSDHPDEIQKCYELGANCYIRRPVTLESLIRILQSLLHYWFNIVQLPSYGSPNLYPMDCP
- a CDS encoding MinD/ParA family ATP-binding protein; translation: MTKSKRPKVVSIHSYRGGTGKSNSTANLAVTIASYGHRVAIVDTDIQSPGIHVLFGYGEENLSPCLNDYLWGRCKLSAAAHEMTHVLKGQEDKGGKVFLVPSSIKAGDIARVLREGYDVGLLNDGFQDLMEDLSLDYLLIDTHPGLNEETLLSITISDVLLLILRPDQQDFQGTAVTVDVARRLEVPKMLMMVNKAPTLFDFEQLRQKVESAYEVPVAGILPHSDDVMMLASNGVFVVNYPDHEVTQTIQAIAKQIML